A genomic region of Gossypium hirsutum isolate 1008001.06 chromosome D01, Gossypium_hirsutum_v2.1, whole genome shotgun sequence contains the following coding sequences:
- the LOC107928923 gene encoding uncharacterized protein has product MDFHRNPSTNSASSSTSSTSSAAAHHQPPPSSATDNDPMHSWWESVSKQRSRILSLAALLPSGGVAVSSLADSDRPAVSLLSSPFAYSLISSALSSPKSGSGSDRLCQWLYETFQSSDPHLRLLVLSFLPLLSGIYLSRVHSSDSSSLPSLAGFEAVLLAVYSSEAKSRAGKPLLVQIPDLSQPSLYHAPRNKPVDDRSRQSVGVLSPPLEPHLAVKSTKRAIIVGTALDCYYKQVSQMPAWSKLDFCKFAAAWAGQDCPCRTKLDRDEDNHHENGNVNGIGHIRLLREDSGFSNGTRSGDGDEVDYEDDVIKEVVVVEMNTLGINEENLETKGVRIPLPWELLRPVVTILGHCLFGPLNSQDVKDSASVAVRCLYARASHDLAPQAILALQSLIRLDKNARAAATTAATVTTNASSNANTPSKAKKPEILLVSK; this is encoded by the coding sequence ATGGACTTCCACCGTAACCCTTCCACAAACTCTGCCTCTTCTTCCACCTCCTCCACTTCCTCCGCCGCTGCTCACCACCAACCTCCTCCTTCCTCCGCCACCGACAACGATCCGATGCATTCATGGTGGGAATCCGTCTCCAAACAACGTTCCCGCATCCTTTCCCTCGCCGCTCTCCTCCCTTCCGGTGGAGTCGCCGTTTCTTCCTTGGCTGATTCTGACCGTCCCGCTGTCTCCCTACTCTCGTCGCCCTTCGCTTACTCTTTGATTTCCTCCGCCCTTTCTTCTCCTAAATCCGGCTCTGGCTCCGACCGTCTCTGCCAATGGCTTTACGAAACTTTCCAATCGTCCGATCCTCATCTCCGCCTTCTCGTCCTCTCTTTTCTACCTCTTCTTTCCGGCATCTACCTTTCCCGTGTCCACTCATCGGATTCTTCTTCTCTGCCGTCGCTTGCCGGATTCGAAGCCGTTCTCCTCGCTGTTTACTCTTCCGAAGCGAAATCTCGTGCCGGGAAACCACTTCTCGTTCAAATTCCCGACCTATCTCAACCTTCTCTTTACCACGCTCCTCGTAACAAGCCTGTTGATGACAGATCTAGACAATCCGTCGGCGTTTTATCACCTCCACTGGAGCCACACTTAGCCGTTAAGTCAACTAAGCGAGCCATCATCGTTGGAACTGCACTTGATTGCTATTACAAACAAGTTTCTCAAATGCCGGCTTGGTCTAAACTGGATTTCTGCAAATTCGCCGCCGCTTGGGCGGGGCAAGATTGTCCTTGTAGAACAAAGCTTGACAGAGATGAAGATAACCACCATGAAAACGGCAACGTAAACGGTATTGGTCACATTCGCCTTTTAAGGGAGGATTCAGGGTTTAGCAACGGAACAAGAAGCGGCGACGGAGATGAAGTGGACTATGAGGATGATGTGATTAAGGAAGTGGTGGTGGTGGAGATGAACACTTTGGGAATTAATGAAGAGAATTTGGAGACAAAGGGTGTGAGGATCCCGTTACCTTGGGAACTTTTGAGGCCGGTAGTGACAATTTTAGGGCATTGTTTGTTTGGTCCTTTAAATTCACAAGATGTGAAGGACTCCGCCTCGGTCGCGGTTAGGTGTTTATACGCGAGGGCATCTCATGATTTGGCACCCCAAGCGATCTTGGCATTGCAGAGTCTGATAAGGCTTGATAAGAATGCAAGAGCAGCTGCAACAACGGCTGCTACGGTGACAACAAACGCTTCTTCGAATGCTAACACTCCTAGCAAGGCTAAGAAGCCCGAAATCCTATTGGTTTCCAAGTGA